A stretch of Desulfotalea psychrophila LSv54 DNA encodes these proteins:
- the dctP gene encoding TRAP transporter substrate-binding protein DctP — MKKHFVISALVLLASVSMLAGSIQARAMKISHVRPQGTAIDKDLHWFSDTLKEASAGKLKTKIYPANALGDYTIVQERVSLGAISFACQPPSTAADKRFQLIYFPYIVENWRQARDNYGPGAPLRKVVEGLYAEQNIHMIAAWPVYFGGISFNKEVKDYGNPDVSKGLKVRVQPMKTFQLLADTSGYLGTPIPFSDAFTAVQTGVVDGVIGSGAEGYYSSFRDVTKYYLPANTHFEVWYLIMSQKDFDKLSVEEQGQVQNVATQFEERRWTVAEADQAANEKKLADYGAVILPISKAEIAALSDRAKSAVWPVILRDVGQEWGQGVLDRVTK, encoded by the coding sequence GTGAAGAAACATTTTGTTATCAGTGCCCTGGTTCTGCTTGCCAGTGTCTCTATGTTGGCAGGAAGCATCCAGGCGAGAGCCATGAAAATTTCACATGTGAGACCTCAGGGAACAGCAATTGATAAGGATCTCCACTGGTTTTCAGATACCCTGAAGGAGGCTTCGGCTGGCAAGTTGAAAACGAAGATTTATCCTGCCAATGCCCTTGGCGATTATACCATTGTTCAGGAGCGGGTCAGCCTGGGCGCGATTTCCTTTGCCTGTCAACCACCGTCTACTGCGGCGGATAAAAGATTCCAGCTTATCTATTTTCCTTATATCGTAGAAAATTGGAGGCAGGCACGGGATAATTATGGTCCCGGCGCACCTCTGCGTAAGGTTGTTGAAGGTCTCTATGCTGAGCAGAACATTCATATGATTGCCGCCTGGCCCGTCTACTTTGGTGGTATCTCTTTTAACAAAGAGGTGAAGGATTACGGGAATCCGGATGTGTCCAAGGGGCTCAAGGTTCGTGTTCAGCCAATGAAAACCTTTCAATTGCTGGCAGACACCAGCGGTTATCTTGGCACGCCAATTCCATTTTCCGATGCCTTCACCGCTGTGCAGACCGGTGTTGTTGATGGTGTAATTGGCTCAGGAGCCGAGGGCTATTATTCTTCATTTAGAGATGTTACCAAGTATTATCTTCCTGCCAACACCCATTTTGAGGTGTGGTATCTTATCATGAGTCAGAAAGATTTTGATAAACTCTCTGTTGAAGAGCAAGGGCAGGTGCAGAATGTTGCAACTCAATTTGAAGAACGACGTTGGACTGTTGCTGAGGCAGATCAGGCAGCCAACGAGAAGAAACTTGCCGATTACGGTGCAGTAATTCTCCCCATTAGTAAGGCGGAAATTGCGGCGCTTTCGGATAGGGCCAAGTCTGCCGTTTGGCCTGTGATTCTTCGCGACGTGGGCCAGGAGTGGGGGCAGGGCGTTCTTGATCGGGTTACCAAATAA
- the thiM gene encoding hydroxyethylthiazole kinase: MSNISLTAAENLQQIRENKPLIHNITNFVVMNYTANVLLATGASPVMAHAQNEVEEMVAFAGSLVLNIGTLSESWVSSMLMASQRANTLKTPIILDPVGSGATAFRTASAKRIIAEAKVSVIRGNASEILSLGSEQSNTRGVDTSQSVSDAAQTASLLARELDTILAITGPTDLVTDGRRVFNVDNGHPLMPYVTGTGCSATAVVGAFAAVDRDYLRAATTALAFFGLAGEMAGKAATGPGSFMIHLLDALYNMSPEQLEKGCRIKESSATRS, translated from the coding sequence ATGTCGAATATTTCCCTTACGGCTGCAGAAAATCTGCAGCAAATCCGCGAAAATAAACCACTTATTCATAACATCACAAATTTTGTGGTCATGAACTACACGGCAAATGTCCTGCTGGCAACGGGTGCCTCTCCAGTTATGGCCCATGCCCAGAATGAGGTGGAGGAGATGGTCGCATTTGCCGGATCTCTGGTTCTCAACATTGGTACCCTGAGCGAAAGTTGGGTGAGCTCCATGCTTATGGCCAGCCAAAGGGCAAATACATTAAAAACACCAATCATACTCGACCCTGTTGGCTCGGGGGCAACAGCCTTTAGAACCGCCTCGGCTAAGCGCATCATCGCCGAGGCAAAGGTCAGTGTTATCCGAGGCAATGCCTCGGAAATTCTCTCCCTCGGCAGTGAGCAAAGCAACACCCGAGGAGTTGACACAAGCCAGTCCGTCAGTGATGCAGCCCAAACCGCCTCTCTTCTGGCCCGAGAGCTGGATACTATCCTGGCAATCACAGGACCCACCGACCTGGTTACCGATGGCAGACGAGTATTCAATGTTGATAATGGCCATCCACTCATGCCCTATGTCACAGGAACCGGTTGCTCTGCCACCGCCGTAGTCGGTGCCTTTGCCGCAGTGGACAGAGATTATCTGAGGGCAGCAACAACTGCCCTGGCATTTTTTGGCCTGGCGGGAGAAATGGCTGGCAAGGCAGCAACTGGGCCCGGCTCCTTTATGATCCACCTGCTGGATGCTCTCTACAACATGAGCCCGGAACAGCTGGAGAAGGGCTGCCGAATTAAGGAAAGCTCAGCAACAAGATCCTGA
- a CDS encoding (2Fe-2S)-binding protein yields the protein MFKRDSSVSDSVEIILDGQATSVPAEVNLAAALLAIGEITSKVSPTSKKPCSPHCLMGVCFECLMEIDGVQRQACMTTVRKGMVVNRNLAAGEEK from the coding sequence ATGTTTAAACGCGACTCATCAGTATCGGATTCAGTAGAAATAATCTTGGACGGGCAAGCCACTTCTGTTCCCGCAGAGGTGAATCTGGCCGCTGCCCTGCTCGCAATTGGCGAGATAACCTCAAAGGTTTCTCCCACCTCTAAAAAACCCTGTTCGCCTCACTGTTTAATGGGCGTCTGTTTTGAGTGTTTGATGGAAATTGATGGTGTCCAGCGTCAGGCCTGTATGACCACCGTTCGTAAGGGAATGGTCGTTAATCGTAACCTTGCAGCCGGGGAGGAAAAATAG
- a CDS encoding MTH1187 family thiamine-binding protein, producing MLASFTILPFGVGEELKEHVAAVVALVADSGMDYRLGAMQTTIEGEQAEVMALIMRCHELMMERAPRVLTSITMDDRRGATGRLRGKVSDVEDVLLRGLEHE from the coding sequence ATGCTGGCAAGTTTTACAATTCTACCCTTTGGGGTAGGTGAGGAGCTGAAGGAGCATGTTGCAGCGGTGGTGGCGTTGGTCGCTGATTCTGGTATGGACTATAGGCTTGGCGCCATGCAGACGACTATTGAGGGGGAGCAGGCTGAGGTCATGGCTTTGATCATGCGTTGTCATGAGTTGATGATGGAACGGGCACCTCGGGTGCTCACCTCCATCACTATGGATGATCGTCGAGGGGCAACTGGCCGTCTGCGGGGTAAGGTCAGCGATGTGGAAGATGTTTTGCTAAGGGGGCTTGAGCATGAGTAA
- a CDS encoding NAD(P)/FAD-dependent oxidoreductase translates to MKKVDIIVIGGGLQGASTALGLVREGAGKVLMFDEQLPTQRLSRGNFGLTWFMCKGANNPNYAKWCRMATTLWPEFAAKLEEETGYDVELEWNGGALHATSGAQFQMYSDAVANLKKVCSDAGMDYPARMVDREEFASMVPKMKLGDEVVGAMYSADQGTVNPMGAMAAMRAAFQKKGGVYYGGMIVTRVVPNGDGTVTVKTSKGDYQCSKLVIAAGHGSSRLLEDLDYHLNVYPTRGQIMVSERIEKKLDFPTLAVRQTLDGTFLIGLSTEDFGHNSEVTTEAMKNQAAGAIKLFPELGKVNWVRGWGAARVMTPDGSPIYDRLTEHKNIYVLAGHSAVSLAPVSATHVAPWILEKAEAPQISHFSNGRFNV, encoded by the coding sequence GTGAAGAAAGTTGATATAATCGTTATTGGTGGTGGGCTACAGGGTGCATCGACAGCACTTGGCCTTGTCCGTGAGGGAGCTGGCAAGGTTCTAATGTTCGATGAACAGCTGCCAACCCAGAGACTCTCTCGAGGTAATTTTGGTTTAACCTGGTTTATGTGCAAGGGAGCAAATAACCCGAATTATGCCAAGTGGTGTCGGATGGCGACCACTTTATGGCCGGAATTTGCTGCTAAGCTGGAAGAGGAAACTGGCTATGATGTTGAGCTTGAGTGGAATGGCGGTGCCCTGCATGCAACCAGTGGTGCGCAGTTTCAGATGTACAGCGATGCCGTTGCCAATCTGAAAAAGGTCTGTAGCGATGCGGGGATGGATTACCCTGCCAGAATGGTGGATCGGGAAGAATTTGCCTCCATGGTTCCCAAGATGAAGCTCGGCGATGAGGTTGTCGGCGCCATGTATTCTGCTGATCAGGGCACCGTAAACCCCATGGGTGCTATGGCTGCAATGAGGGCTGCCTTTCAGAAAAAGGGTGGTGTTTATTATGGCGGCATGATTGTGACAAGGGTTGTACCTAATGGAGACGGTACAGTAACGGTAAAGACCTCGAAGGGTGACTATCAGTGCAGCAAGTTGGTCATAGCTGCCGGTCATGGTTCTTCACGTTTGCTGGAAGATCTTGATTATCATCTCAATGTCTATCCTACCCGCGGACAGATTATGGTCAGTGAGCGGATAGAGAAGAAGCTCGACTTTCCCACATTGGCTGTTCGTCAGACCCTTGACGGCACCTTTCTTATTGGTCTCTCCACCGAGGATTTCGGTCATAACTCTGAGGTTACCACCGAGGCCATGAAGAATCAGGCGGCTGGAGCCATAAAGCTCTTCCCTGAACTTGGCAAGGTTAACTGGGTAAGAGGTTGGGGGGCAGCCAGAGTAATGACCCCCGATGGAAGCCCTATATATGACAGACTTACCGAGCATAAAAACATCTATGTGTTGGCAGGTCACTCCGCTGTAAGCCTTGCTCCTGTGTCAGCGACGCATGTCGCTCCCTGGATACTTGAAAAAGCCGAGGCCCCACAAATTTCACACTTCAGCAATGGACGATTCAATGTTTAA
- a CDS encoding class I SAM-dependent methyltransferase translates to MFFLVERLYDILMASTEKSCLREWRRDLLQEVHGDVLEIGAGTGANIEFYPESVTHLVLSEPEKIMRDQLRIKAGRSVLRDITFSSASAEKVEGDDGSFDFVVTTLVCCSVVDLETVLEQIHRVLRPGGSLVFLEHVAAERGSARRRWQDRMTPLWRRLAGNCHFNREIENALCLAGFKISQIKRESMRTSMPLVRPTIRGIAVKICS, encoded by the coding sequence ATGTTTTTTCTAGTCGAACGTTTATACGATATACTGATGGCCTCCACAGAAAAATCCTGTTTGCGTGAGTGGCGACGTGATCTTTTGCAGGAGGTGCATGGCGATGTGCTTGAGATAGGAGCTGGAACCGGGGCAAATATAGAGTTTTATCCAGAATCGGTTACTCATTTAGTCCTCTCAGAGCCTGAAAAAATCATGCGTGATCAGTTGAGGATTAAGGCTGGGAGGAGTGTGCTCAGGGATATCACCTTCTCCTCCGCTTCAGCTGAGAAGGTTGAAGGAGATGATGGTTCCTTTGATTTTGTGGTGACAACACTGGTCTGTTGTTCTGTGGTAGATCTTGAGACTGTACTAGAGCAGATCCATCGGGTCTTAAGGCCAGGTGGAAGCCTGGTTTTTCTGGAGCATGTAGCTGCTGAGAGAGGCTCGGCTAGAAGGAGATGGCAGGACAGGATGACTCCTCTTTGGCGAAGGTTGGCGGGGAACTGTCATTTTAACAGAGAGATAGAAAATGCTCTCTGTCTGGCAGGGTTTAAGATCTCTCAAATTAAGCGAGAGAGCATGCGCACCTCAATGCCTTTGGTTAGGCCTACTATCCGCGGTATTGCTGTGAAAATCTGTTCTTGA
- a CDS encoding DUF2786 domain-containing protein: MKNNRERTWCIQLIENFETIIRERALSLETPCMEILSSDKKLGNWASATKTMGISKTLIEDYSWDVVIEILRHEMAHQYVSEVLKCTQVMPHGNEYQRACSILGVHPDYRGASTACPPVTPRPAEEKAHAQLAKVEKLLALAESAEEHEASAAMAKANRLIARYNLQLIADKTPQKYDYIQIKVGNKQVPAWIKSITVIIKEHFFVNTIIISQYDAKTDSTFKAVELIGNRENISIAAHVFHFLCARLPLLWNNFQKESAVQARERRSYYLGVIRGFKEKMDAGEKSHPFLAETGLTTSALILAQDQELQKFFIQRYPQTKLCRTKATKIYTASYNSGIGVGKKLTVHRPITNSQGNLGHLLPRP, translated from the coding sequence ATGAAGAACAACAGAGAGAGAACCTGGTGTATTCAACTCATTGAAAATTTTGAGACAATAATAAGAGAGAGAGCCCTGTCGCTCGAAACACCCTGCATGGAGATACTGTCCAGCGACAAAAAACTGGGTAATTGGGCCAGCGCAACAAAGACGATGGGTATCTCAAAGACACTCATTGAAGACTATAGCTGGGATGTAGTTATTGAAATCTTACGCCATGAGATGGCCCATCAATATGTATCTGAAGTCTTAAAATGTACTCAAGTCATGCCCCATGGAAACGAATACCAACGGGCCTGTTCCATCCTGGGAGTACATCCGGATTACCGGGGCGCAAGCACCGCCTGCCCACCAGTCACTCCACGACCTGCAGAAGAAAAGGCCCATGCCCAGCTGGCCAAGGTCGAAAAACTTCTGGCCCTGGCAGAATCTGCCGAAGAGCACGAGGCAAGCGCTGCCATGGCCAAGGCAAACAGACTTATTGCCCGCTACAATCTCCAACTTATTGCCGATAAGACACCACAAAAATATGACTATATTCAGATCAAAGTCGGCAATAAACAGGTTCCTGCCTGGATCAAAAGCATAACCGTAATTATCAAGGAACACTTCTTCGTAAACACCATTATAATTTCCCAGTACGATGCCAAGACAGATTCCACCTTCAAAGCAGTAGAACTCATCGGCAACAGAGAAAATATCTCTATAGCCGCACATGTTTTCCACTTTCTCTGCGCCCGCCTGCCTCTGCTGTGGAATAATTTTCAAAAGGAGAGCGCTGTGCAGGCAAGGGAAAGACGCTCTTACTATCTTGGCGTCATCAGAGGTTTTAAAGAAAAAATGGATGCTGGAGAGAAAAGCCATCCCTTCCTCGCTGAGACAGGACTTACAACAAGTGCACTGATACTTGCCCAGGACCAAGAATTACAGAAGTTCTTTATCCAGAGGTATCCACAGACAAAACTATGCCGAACAAAGGCCACAAAAATCTATACGGCTAGCTATAATTCCGGCATAGGCGTAGGCAAAAAACTCACCGTACACAGGCCTATTACCAACAGCCAGGGTAACCTGGGACACCTGCTCCCCCGCCCATAG
- a CDS encoding ABC transporter ATP-binding protein: MQDQHLTKTTGPEEAPSIIFDKVSLNMGDRPLFDKLSMTIEGGLCTCILGPSGCGKSTLLHMISGATSLPYEGSIQIESKKAKNDKIAWMSQNDLLLPWLSLLENIILGAKLRNEESASLRARAGELMEEAGLAGYENALPATLSGGMRQRGALLRTLMEERPILLMDEPFSALDALARMKLQNLATKLTRRATVLLVTHDPMEALRMGDRILVLSKRPCRVQSLFSLTGIPPRNVDDPEIQAHLSTLLSQLMDQR, encoded by the coding sequence ATGCAAGACCAGCACCTGACAAAGACGACAGGGCCTGAAGAGGCCCCATCAATTATTTTCGACAAGGTCTCGCTGAACATGGGGGACAGGCCTCTGTTTGACAAGCTGTCCATGACCATTGAAGGCGGGCTGTGTACCTGCATCTTAGGCCCCAGTGGTTGTGGAAAATCAACCCTGCTCCATATGATCTCGGGGGCAACATCTCTTCCCTATGAGGGGAGCATCCAAATTGAATCCAAAAAGGCAAAAAATGACAAAATTGCCTGGATGAGCCAAAACGATCTACTCCTCCCCTGGCTCTCCCTCTTGGAGAACATTATCCTCGGGGCAAAACTACGCAATGAAGAATCTGCCTCCCTTCGGGCCAGAGCAGGTGAACTTATGGAGGAGGCTGGTCTGGCCGGATACGAGAACGCCTTACCGGCAACTCTTTCCGGCGGCATGAGACAACGAGGCGCACTCCTGCGCACCCTCATGGAGGAACGCCCCATACTACTCATGGACGAGCCCTTTTCAGCGCTCGACGCCCTGGCCAGAATGAAGCTGCAGAATCTGGCGACCAAGCTCACCAGGCGGGCAACAGTTCTCCTGGTAACCCATGACCCCATGGAGGCACTGCGGATGGGTGATAGAATTCTGGTCCTCTCCAAAAGGCCATGCCGGGTCCAGAGCCTTTTCTCTCTGACAGGAATACCACCTCGAAATGTTGACGATCCGGAAATTCAGGCCCATCTCAGCACCTTGCTCAGTCAACTGATGGATCAGCGATGA
- a CDS encoding FAD-dependent oxidoreductase, whose product MSRHYDTIVIGAGAAGLTASSTLAEMGLKVLTLDEQNHIGGQIYRNIEHASDSNLKKMGPEYRRGLDLAQRFRKSGAEYEGSSLVWNVESEGRVCYSRAGVSERITANYVIIATGAMERPVPFPGWTLPGVMGAGAVNGLAKDADLTPSGSVVLAGSGPLLLLEAALLTQKKVKVAAILETTAAIPSPSILQHLPKAMGGIPFLLKGVKMLWDIKKSGVPHYKNITNLKAIGDDAVTTVTADHGRKKLKFDAEMLLVHFGVVPDTHIHRLTGCHMEWQKEQRYWYPATDSWGRTNFERIFATGDGTGVSGALAAEFKGELSALEVARCLGIIPPYERDNLAAQPLENIKKDAYPRPLIDAFFAPNPNKISFEDETVLCRCENITVGKVRKLVSEGVTDLNEVKAITRCGMGPCQGRMCGQALGEIVAAELDGSVPNAGLLKIRPPLKPLPLQEVAAMDIVVEGVDPSALFKNQSKK is encoded by the coding sequence ATGAGTCGTCATTATGATACAATTGTGATCGGTGCGGGGGCTGCTGGACTTACAGCAAGCTCAACCCTTGCCGAAATGGGCCTGAAGGTATTGACCCTTGATGAGCAAAACCACATTGGTGGGCAGATCTATCGCAATATAGAGCATGCATCGGATAGTAATCTGAAGAAGATGGGTCCTGAGTATCGCCGTGGACTTGATCTTGCCCAACGATTTAGAAAGAGTGGTGCTGAGTATGAGGGGAGTTCTCTGGTGTGGAATGTGGAATCTGAAGGTCGGGTCTGCTATTCACGTGCCGGTGTGTCAGAGCGTATAACTGCAAACTATGTCATTATCGCTACCGGTGCCATGGAGCGTCCTGTACCATTTCCTGGCTGGACCCTGCCCGGTGTAATGGGTGCCGGTGCTGTAAATGGTCTTGCTAAAGATGCTGATCTTACCCCGTCCGGAAGCGTTGTTCTGGCAGGAAGTGGTCCCTTGCTTTTACTCGAGGCAGCCCTGCTCACCCAGAAAAAGGTTAAGGTTGCGGCAATTCTTGAGACAACAGCGGCAATTCCCTCTCCCTCAATTTTGCAACATCTGCCCAAGGCCATGGGCGGCATTCCCTTCCTTCTCAAGGGCGTGAAGATGCTCTGGGATATCAAGAAGTCAGGTGTCCCCCACTATAAGAACATAACAAATCTTAAGGCCATCGGTGATGATGCCGTCACGACCGTGACAGCGGACCATGGTCGTAAAAAGTTGAAATTTGATGCTGAGATGCTCCTTGTTCATTTCGGTGTTGTTCCTGACACCCATATTCATCGCCTTACTGGCTGTCATATGGAGTGGCAGAAGGAGCAGCGTTACTGGTATCCGGCAACGGATAGTTGGGGACGCACCAACTTTGAGCGAATCTTTGCAACCGGTGATGGTACAGGCGTTTCCGGTGCTTTGGCTGCTGAGTTCAAGGGTGAGTTGTCGGCCCTGGAAGTTGCCCGCTGTCTTGGTATCATTCCTCCTTATGAGCGTGATAACCTGGCCGCGCAGCCTTTGGAGAATATCAAGAAGGACGCTTATCCTCGTCCTCTGATCGATGCCTTTTTTGCCCCTAATCCGAATAAAATATCCTTTGAGGATGAGACCGTCCTCTGTCGTTGTGAGAATATTACGGTGGGTAAGGTACGCAAGCTTGTCTCTGAGGGTGTGACTGATCTCAATGAGGTAAAGGCCATCACCAGATGTGGAATGGGACCCTGTCAGGGCAGAATGTGCGGACAGGCCTTGGGTGAAATTGTTGCGGCAGAACTGGATGGATCCGTGCCGAACGCTGGATTGCTGAAAATACGTCCACCTCTTAAACCGCTGCCTCTTCAGGAAGTGGCTGCAATGGATATCGTGGTAGAAGGCGTCGATCCGTCGGCCCTGTTTAAAAATCAAAGTAAAAAATAG
- a CDS encoding methyl-accepting chemotaxis protein, protein MFKKAKLKVKMLVPICGTVLIAFVITIASITNLASEHAKERALNLATETAHRYGGEVQNEISKAWDATTTMSEMIGGAMSSGNTAKRASVVAMLTSVISQHQEFYGVWTILQPNSYDGPDSEADPSQPGTGEKGQFRPNIHRYSGPIKTTLIKYRPESSAKGAWYWIPYRSGRPYITPPTVYNINGQDVTMISICVPIMKNGTPVGVVGIDLGMERMQEIVSEIRPFNTGFGYLLYTDGTVLAHPDSKAVQRKVTDLDIDQAVLPAIRQGRDFVWEGESNRFQGEALSVFAPFKIGSSDSPWSLAVTIPMDTVLANAQQLLRVSIIIGILSLTILLALVYAISTFVIVRPIEMVVNGLKDIAGGEGDLTKRLDASTKDEIGELCSWFNTFIAELQRIMTEVSGKSAILGASAQALQATSKEMTGDANTTSAKTVHVSTAIRDMNGNISTVAAAMEQTSTNIGLVASATEEMTATINEIAKHSESARAISGNAVSRSQKASDKMDLLGGAARDIDKVTETITEISEQTNLLALNATIEAARAGEAGKGFAVVAGEIKVLSQQTANATKEIQKRIEGIQTATNESIEEINGVSKAIEDVNDTISTIATAVEEQSIASQEIADNIGQASQGVQEVNTNVTETAGLADQVTNDVEEVSAATTDIANLSTTVTTSANELNQLSGELNALVERFKV, encoded by the coding sequence ATGTTTAAAAAGGCCAAATTAAAGGTCAAGATGCTCGTACCCATCTGCGGTACTGTTTTAATAGCATTTGTCATAACCATTGCCAGCATAACCAACTTAGCCTCAGAACATGCGAAAGAGAGGGCCTTAAACCTGGCCACCGAAACTGCCCATCGCTATGGAGGCGAGGTACAGAACGAAATATCAAAGGCATGGGACGCAACGACCACCATGTCAGAAATGATAGGGGGGGCAATGAGTAGCGGCAACACAGCCAAGCGCGCCTCCGTAGTTGCAATGCTCACCAGCGTTATCAGCCAACACCAAGAGTTTTATGGTGTTTGGACAATCCTCCAACCCAATAGTTACGATGGGCCGGACAGCGAAGCCGACCCCTCCCAGCCAGGCACCGGCGAAAAGGGACAGTTCCGCCCCAATATTCACCGCTATAGCGGCCCCATCAAAACAACCCTTATCAAATACCGCCCTGAGAGCAGTGCCAAAGGCGCCTGGTACTGGATTCCCTATCGTAGCGGCAGGCCCTATATTACCCCCCCCACCGTCTACAATATAAACGGCCAGGACGTGACCATGATCTCCATCTGTGTTCCCATAATGAAAAATGGCACACCAGTGGGCGTAGTTGGCATTGACCTCGGCATGGAACGGATGCAGGAGATCGTCTCCGAGATCAGACCATTTAACACCGGTTTCGGCTACCTGCTCTATACAGACGGTACCGTTCTTGCTCACCCAGACAGTAAGGCTGTGCAGAGAAAGGTCACCGATCTCGACATCGACCAGGCAGTACTGCCGGCCATCCGTCAGGGCAGAGACTTCGTCTGGGAGGGAGAAAGTAATCGTTTCCAAGGTGAAGCCCTGTCCGTCTTCGCCCCATTTAAAATCGGTAGCAGTGACTCTCCATGGAGTCTGGCCGTTACCATTCCCATGGACACGGTACTTGCCAATGCCCAGCAACTTCTGCGGGTAAGCATCATCATCGGCATCCTCTCCCTCACCATCCTCCTGGCCCTGGTCTACGCCATTTCGACATTTGTCATCGTCCGCCCCATCGAGATGGTTGTCAACGGCCTTAAAGATATCGCCGGCGGAGAGGGAGACCTGACAAAACGACTCGATGCATCCACAAAGGATGAAATTGGCGAACTCTGCAGTTGGTTCAACACCTTTATAGCCGAACTGCAGAGAATTATGACAGAGGTTTCCGGCAAGTCGGCAATTCTGGGTGCCTCAGCGCAAGCACTGCAAGCTACCTCAAAAGAGATGACAGGCGACGCCAATACGACATCGGCAAAAACCGTCCATGTATCGACTGCCATCAGAGACATGAACGGCAATATTTCCACCGTCGCAGCCGCCATGGAGCAGACATCCACCAATATTGGCCTTGTGGCCTCCGCCACAGAAGAGATGACGGCAACCATCAACGAAATCGCCAAACACTCAGAATCAGCTCGGGCAATTTCCGGCAATGCCGTCTCTAGATCGCAAAAGGCCTCGGATAAAATGGATCTGCTCGGAGGCGCCGCTCGGGATATCGACAAGGTTACCGAAACAATCACGGAGATTTCCGAACAAACCAACCTCCTGGCGCTCAACGCCACCATTGAGGCAGCCAGAGCCGGAGAGGCAGGTAAGGGCTTTGCCGTAGTAGCTGGTGAAATCAAGGTACTCTCCCAGCAGACCGCCAATGCAACCAAGGAGATACAAAAACGCATCGAGGGAATCCAAACAGCTACCAACGAATCCATTGAGGAGATCAACGGCGTATCCAAGGCCATCGAAGATGTCAATGACACTATCTCAACCATCGCCACCGCCGTCGAGGAACAGTCCATTGCCTCACAGGAGATCGCCGACAACATAGGTCAAGCATCTCAGGGAGTGCAGGAGGTAAACACCAACGTAACCGAAACTGCAGGACTGGCAGACCAGGTAACCAATGACGTTGAAGAGGTAAGTGCGGCAACAACTGATATAGCGAACCTGAGTACCACGGTAACAACCAGCGCCAATGAGTTAAACCAACTCTCCGGCGAGCTAAACGCCCTGGTTGAGCGTTTCAAGGTCTAA
- a CDS encoding AIR synthase family protein translates to MSNLVGKPSPSRLQALVQGALGKPCKSLLVGPGPGLDAAILQTADGRVMAIAEDPIFPAPGLPLDIMGWFTVHIGASDIAVTGVKPEFMTYTLLLPLGCPEEDARTIISSISRAAEDLGISIVGGHTGWYGAVTVPTVGGVTVWGTADQDAWISPGGAKDGDLILMTKGPCIEAAALLSIVHHERLQGNISEEMLATLRARVDQITVVEDALHAFKVGGVHAMHDATEGGVQGGLWEMSTSSGLPVMVDFDGVEIPADIVALARELDFDPWQAISEGTLLAAVEPEQVQEVQRVWADLGIDSYILGKFDSSLKENTVLKNGQSQPLLEPDSDPFWDLFFAGLQ, encoded by the coding sequence ATGAGTAATCTGGTGGGTAAACCAAGTCCCTCTCGTCTGCAAGCCCTGGTTCAGGGGGCATTGGGCAAACCATGTAAAAGTTTGTTAGTGGGGCCGGGACCTGGCCTGGATGCAGCAATTTTGCAGACCGCCGATGGACGGGTCATGGCTATTGCCGAGGACCCTATTTTTCCCGCTCCTGGCTTGCCTTTGGATATTATGGGTTGGTTTACCGTCCATATCGGGGCCAGTGATATAGCGGTAACAGGGGTTAAACCAGAATTCATGACCTATACCCTGCTCCTGCCTCTTGGTTGTCCCGAGGAGGATGCTCGGACGATTATTAGCTCTATCTCCCGTGCCGCTGAAGATTTGGGGATCTCCATTGTCGGGGGACATACCGGCTGGTACGGTGCTGTGACGGTGCCGACCGTGGGTGGGGTTACCGTTTGGGGTACGGCGGATCAGGATGCATGGATTTCGCCCGGCGGTGCCAAGGATGGTGATCTTATTTTAATGACTAAGGGGCCGTGCATTGAGGCGGCTGCCCTGCTTTCCATTGTTCATCATGAGCGACTTCAGGGAAATATTTCCGAGGAGATGCTCGCTACTCTTCGTGCCCGAGTGGATCAGATCACCGTTGTTGAGGATGCTTTGCATGCCTTTAAGGTGGGTGGAGTTCATGCCATGCATGATGCCACCGAAGGAGGGGTGCAGGGAGGGCTGTGGGAGATGTCCACATCTTCTGGTCTTCCGGTTATGGTTGATTTTGATGGGGTGGAGATACCGGCAGATATTGTGGCCCTTGCCCGGGAACTGGATTTTGATCCTTGGCAGGCTATTAGTGAGGGGACATTGCTCGCGGCAGTTGAACCCGAACAGGTGCAGGAGGTGCAGAGAGTCTGGGCTGATCTCGGTATCGATAGTTACATCTTGGGCAAATTTGACTCTAGCCTTAAGGAGAATACTGTTCTTAAAAATGGCCAGAGCCAACCTCTGTTGGAACCGGATTCTGATCCTTTTTGGGACCTGTTTTTTGCTGGTTTGCAGTAG